A region of Astyanax mexicanus isolate ESR-SI-001 chromosome 23, AstMex3_surface, whole genome shotgun sequence DNA encodes the following proteins:
- the LOC103042743 gene encoding zinc finger protein 665-like: MSSPANEKTHHCSDCGKSFTQKSNLKRHQRIHTGEKPYHCLDCGLSFTTQNYLKTHQRIHTGEKPYTCSDCGASFYAQGNLRRHQRSHTGEKAYQCSYCEKSFTSQSHLKRHWSIHTGEKPHQCSECGRSFSTQSDLKKHQRIHTGEKPYYCSECGKWFAQQSNFRKHLQIHTGQKPFYCSECGKNFNRLGNLKLHQLIHTRERPYICSECGKGYTTRNNLKHHLRIHTGEKPYQCSDCGKCFIQLGTLKNHQRIHTGEKPYHCSDCGKRFSQRSHLRIHQRVHTGEKPFHCLECGKSFTRRSLLQLHQRIHTGEKPYHCSACSRSFTRLAYLQLHQRTHTGLKPYYCSACGKSFIRLSYLQKHQRVHTRKKTHHCSDCGRSFTTQSKLYLHQRIHTGQKPHYCTVCEKSFRHSGSFEKHKCSKNSQKI; the protein is encoded by the coding sequence ATGTCAAGTCCAGCCAACGAGAAAACTcaccactgttcagactgtgggaagagctttactcaaaaGAGTAATCtgaaaagacaccagcgcattcacacaggagagaaaccgtatcactgtttggACTGCGGGCTGAGCTTTACTACACAGAATTATcttaaaacacaccagcgcattcacacaggagagaaaccgtatacGTGTTCAGACTGTGGGGCGAGTTTTTATGCACAGGGTAATCTCAGAAGACATCAGCGCTCACACACCGGAGAGAAAGCCTATCAGTGCTCatactgtgagaagagttttaccTCACAGAGTCATCTTAAAAGGCACTggagcattcacacaggagagaaaccgcatcagtgctcagagtgtgggaggagtttttctacacagagtgatctcaaaaaacaccagcgcattcacacaggagagaaaccgtattactgctcagagtgcggaAAGTGGTTTGCTCAACAGAGTAATTTTAGAAAACACCTGCAGATTCACACTGGACAAAAACCGTTTtattgctcagagtgtggaaagaattTTAATCGACTGGGGAATCTGAAactacaccagctcattcacacacgAGAGAGGCCGTATAtctgctcagaatgtggaaagGGTTACACTACACGGAATAATCTTAAACATCAtttgcgcattcacacaggagagaaaccgtatcagtgctctgaCTGCGGGAAGTGTTTTATTCAATTgggtactctcaaaaatcaccagcgcattcacactggagagaaaccgtatcactgctcagactgcgggaagagatTTTCTCAACGGAGTCATCTCAGaatacaccagcgcgttcacacaggagagaaaccgtttcactgcttggagtgtgggaagagttttactcgacGGAGTCTTCTCCAgcttcaccagcgcattcacaccggggagaaaccgtatcactgctcagccTGTAGCAGGAGTTTTACTCGACTGGCTTATCTCCAGCTACACCAGCGCACGCACACTGGAttgaaaccgtattactgctcagcctgtgggaagagttttattcgaCTGAGttatctccaaaaacaccagcgcgttcacacaagaaagaaaacacatcactgctcagactgtgggaggagttttactacacaaagtAAACTCTatctacaccagcgcattcacacaggacagaAACCACATTACTGCACAGTCTGTGAAAAGAGCTTTAGGCATTCAGGTTCATTCGAGAAACATAAGTGCAGTAAAAACAGTCAGAAAATTTGA
- the LOC103023109 gene encoding gastrula zinc finger protein XlCGF26.1 produces the protein MLSITHTEESPDLISMNPSPGEVKIHHCSDCGRSFSLQSDFKTHQLIHTGEKPYTCSDCGANFTTQIYLNIHQRIHAQDKPYKCSDSGKSFTEQSNVVGHQHIHTGEKAYQCSSQRFTSQSHLQKHLRIHTEEKTHQCSDCEKHFTTQSELKRHQRVHTGEKPYHCSDCGKSFNLQNNLKIHKRIHTGEKPYHCSECGKDFNTLSNFKVHKLIHTGQKPFHCSECGKDFNQLAKLKLHQLTHTRKKQYICSECGKGYATQSGLNNHLRIHTGEKRHHCSECGKSFSRLSTFKLHLRIHTGEKPYQCLECGRRFSRLDYLQQHQRIHTGEKPYHCSECGKNFNHRTRLKVHQRIHTGDKPFHCSECGKSFNHRIKLKIHQRVHTGEKPYTCSECGKSFAQLSSLQLHQRTHTGEKPYYCSECGKSFSRPENLKVHHRIHTGDKPYHCLACGKSFTQQSALKIHQRTHTGEKPHHCSVCGKNFALLGLLKLHQRIHTGEKPHHCSECGKSFSRLNKLREHQRVHTRKKPHSCSNCGKNFNYSLSFKKHKCTATAVDSNTPSTSSGPNEDVTKSKELVYGEEEEKVFEVYS, from the coding sequence ATGTTAAGCATAACACATACAGAAGAATCTCCAGACCTGATCTCAATGAATCCAAGTCCAGGCGAAGTGAAAATTcaccactgttcagactgtggaaggaGTTTTTCTCTACAGAGTGATTTCAAaacacaccagctcattcacacaggagagaaaccgtatacGTGTTCAGACTGCGGGGCAAATTTtactacacagatttatctcaacatacaccagcgcattcacgcTCAAGATAAACCATATAAGTGTTCAGAcagtgggaagagttttactgaacagagtaatgtTGTAGGACATCAGcatattcacactggagagaaagcCTATCAGTGCTCCTCACAGAGATTTACCTCACAGAGTCATCTTCAAAAGCATTTGCGcattcacacagaagagaaaacacatcagtgctcagactgtgagaaacattttactacacagagtgagctcaaaagacaccagcgcgttcacacaggagagaaaccgtatcactgctcagactgtgggaaaagttttaatctacagaacaatctcaaaatacacaagcgcattcacactggagagaaaccgtatcactgctcagaatgtggaaagGATTTTAATACATTGAGTAATTTCAAAGTACAcaagctcattcacactggacaGAAACCATTTCACTGTTCAGAATGTGGGAAGGATTTTAATCAACTGGCTAAACTGAAACTACATCAGCTCACTCACACAAGAAAGAAACAATAcatctgctcagagtgtggaaagggTTATGCCACACAGAGTGGTCTTAATAATCAtttgcgcattcacacaggagagaaacggcatcactgctcagagtgtgggaagagttttagtcgacTGAGTACATTCAAGCTacacctgcgcattcacacaggagagaaaccgtatcagtgcttgGAGTGTGGGAGGAGATTTAGTCGACTAGATTATCTCcagcaacaccagcgcattcacacaggagagaaaccatatcactgctcagagtgtgggaagaattttaatcaTCGGACTAGACTCAaagtacaccagcgcattcacacaggggataaaccgtttcactgctctgagtgtgggaagagttttaatcatcggattaaactcaaaatacaccagcgcgttcacacaggagagaaaccgtatacctgctcagagtgtgggaagagttttgctcAGCTGAGTTCTCTCCAGCTACACCAGCGCACTCACACCggggagaaaccgtattactgctcagagtgtggaaagagttttagtcgGCCAGAGAATCTCAAAGTACACCaccgcattcacactggagacaaaccgtatcactgcttagcctgtgggaagagttttactcaacagagtgctctcaaaatacaccagcgcacacacaccggagagaaaccgcatcactgctcagtctgtggAAAGAATTTTGCGCTACTGGGTCTTCTAAAgctacatcagcgcattcacacaggagagaaaccgcatcattgctcagagtgtgggaagagttttagtcgactaaataaaCTTCGagaacaccagcgcgttcacacaagAAAGAAACCACATTCCTGCTCAAACTGTGGAAAGAACTTCAACTATTCACTATCATTCAAGAAACACAAGTGTACTGCCACAGCAGTAGACAGTAACACTCCTTCAACCAGTTCAGGCCCCAACGAAGATGTTACAAA